A region of Cellulophaga sp. RHA19 DNA encodes the following proteins:
- a CDS encoding glycosyltransferase, with protein sequence MKNVLFIGFVWPEPTTTAAGGRILQLITYFTQQNYTVTFASTAAKSVYSVDFSSLGVLEKQIQLNNTSFDDFINDLNPDIVVFDRFLTEEQFGWRVAQVVPNAIRILDTEDLHFLRKAREEAFKNGKLQPTEEALKKLEITKREIASIYRSDFSLVISMYEEQLLKNTFKIDSSLLLHLPFMLDAYSNTGNSFKNRKDFVCIGNGKHKPNVDAVLWLHKEIWPLIRKELPEAKLHIYGAYLPQQLTEKHNAKTGFLVHGWGEDANQIMQQTKVNLAPLRFGAGIKGKLIDAMRNGTPSVTTKIGAEGMYGNLAWSGEIADTAANFATNAVNLYTNEAAWLQAQKNGAEILNTYYAKTNLETKLSNKISTLQKDLEKHRNANFIGSLLQHHSMMSTKYLSKWIAEKEQKNEV encoded by the coding sequence GTGAAAAATGTTTTATTTATTGGTTTTGTTTGGCCAGAGCCCACAACAACGGCAGCTGGTGGCAGAATTCTACAGCTTATTACATATTTTACACAACAAAACTATACAGTTACATTTGCTAGTACGGCAGCAAAATCTGTCTACTCTGTAGATTTTTCATCTTTAGGTGTGTTAGAAAAGCAAATACAGCTTAACAATACTAGTTTTGATGATTTTATAAACGATTTAAATCCAGATATTGTTGTTTTTGATCGGTTTTTAACTGAAGAACAGTTTGGCTGGCGAGTAGCACAAGTTGTGCCAAATGCAATACGAATTTTAGATACTGAAGATCTTCATTTTTTACGCAAAGCAAGAGAAGAAGCGTTTAAAAACGGAAAATTACAACCTACTGAAGAAGCATTAAAAAAATTAGAGATTACTAAGAGAGAAATTGCAAGTATTTATCGCTCAGATTTTTCATTAGTAATATCAATGTATGAGGAGCAGTTGCTAAAAAACACCTTTAAAATAGACAGTTCTTTGCTATTACATCTTCCTTTTATGTTAGATGCTTATAGTAATACTGGTAATAGTTTTAAAAACAGGAAAGATTTTGTGTGTATTGGCAATGGAAAACACAAACCTAATGTAGATGCTGTTTTGTGGTTGCATAAAGAAATTTGGCCGCTAATACGCAAAGAGCTTCCAGAAGCAAAATTACATATTTATGGCGCCTATTTACCACAGCAGTTAACAGAAAAACACAATGCTAAAACAGGGTTTTTAGTACACGGTTGGGGAGAAGATGCAAACCAAATAATGCAACAAACTAAAGTAAATTTAGCCCCATTGCGGTTTGGAGCGGGCATAAAAGGTAAATTAATAGATGCTATGCGTAACGGAACACCAAGCGTAACTACTAAAATAGGGGCAGAGGGTATGTACGGTAATTTAGCTTGGAGCGGAGAAATTGCAGATACCGCAGCTAATTTTGCTACTAACGCTGTAAACTTATATACAAATGAAGCTGCTTGGTTACAAGCACAAAAAAACGGAGCGGAAATTCTAAATACCTATTATGCTAAGACTAATTTAGAAACCAAGTTATCTAATAAAATTAGTACTTTGCAAAAAGATTTAGAAAAACATAGAAATGCCAATTTTATAGGCAGTTTACTACAGCACCATAGTATGATGAGCACAAAATACTTATCTAAATGGATTGCAGAAAAAGAACAAAAAAACGAAGTCTAA
- a CDS encoding alkaline phosphatase D family protein has translation MKKHILFVLLFIVNISLLCAQDLVQSGPMVGYSTMREVLLWTQTTKAAEVHFEYYEKGNAKQRFKTKKYTTEANTGFVAKLIADKVLPGKNYVYELFVNGKKIQRDYAMEFESQKLWKWRTDPPEVSFAIGSCNYVNEERFDRNGKPYGSDFDIFTSIHKKNPNFMLWLGDNTYLREPDWGSRTGLLHRYTHTRSLQELQPLLASTHNYAIWDDHDYGPDNSNSSFPLKETSSEIFKLFWGNPNYDIINKGGITGSFTWADLEFFLLDNRYYRTANNNYTTERQILGKTQIDWLINALATSDAPFKFVVIGGQVVSSEAMYENHATFPKERNYLIEKIREAKIEGVVFLDGDRHHTVLSRMQESNSVYPLYDLTCSSLTAGANNNKEPLNVYKIDDTIVGEHNFGILNVKGPRKERELTISIFNKDGKELWSKKINEKDLKYN, from the coding sequence ATGAAAAAGCATATACTTTTTGTACTTCTATTTATAGTAAACATTAGCTTATTATGTGCACAAGACTTAGTGCAATCTGGTCCCATGGTAGGATATTCTACTATGAGAGAGGTGTTACTTTGGACACAAACTACTAAAGCGGCAGAGGTACATTTTGAGTATTATGAAAAAGGAAATGCTAAACAAAGGTTTAAAACAAAAAAGTATACTACAGAGGCCAATACTGGTTTTGTAGCTAAACTAATTGCAGATAAGGTTTTGCCTGGTAAAAACTACGTATATGAGTTGTTTGTAAATGGTAAAAAGATACAAAGAGATTACGCTATGGAGTTTGAGTCTCAAAAACTATGGAAATGGAGAACAGACCCACCTGAGGTTAGTTTTGCTATTGGTAGTTGTAATTATGTAAACGAAGAACGTTTTGATAGAAATGGAAAACCATATGGTAGCGATTTTGACATTTTTACATCTATACATAAAAAAAATCCAAACTTTATGTTGTGGTTAGGAGACAACACGTACTTAAGAGAACCAGATTGGGGCTCACGTACTGGTTTATTACACCGCTATACACATACTAGGTCTTTACAAGAACTTCAGCCGTTGTTGGCTTCTACACACAATTATGCTATTTGGGACGATCATGACTATGGTCCAGATAACTCAAACAGTAGTTTTCCTCTAAAAGAAACTTCATCAGAAATTTTTAAACTATTTTGGGGTAATCCTAATTATGACATTATTAATAAAGGCGGAATCACAGGTTCTTTTACATGGGCAGATTTAGAGTTCTTTTTATTAGATAATCGCTACTACAGAACTGCTAATAATAATTACACTACAGAAAGACAAATACTTGGTAAAACACAAATAGACTGGCTTATAAATGCTTTAGCTACTAGTGATGCTCCTTTTAAGTTTGTTGTTATTGGCGGGCAAGTAGTAAGTTCTGAAGCGATGTATGAAAACCACGCTACTTTTCCTAAAGAGCGTAATTACTTAATTGAAAAAATACGTGAAGCAAAAATTGAAGGTGTTGTTTTTCTTGATGGAGACAGGCACCACACTGTATTAAGTCGCATGCAAGAAAGCAATAGTGTATATCCGTTATATGACCTTACGTGTTCTTCTTTAACAGCTGGTGCTAATAATAACAAAGAACCTTTAAATGTTTACAAAATTGATGATACCATTGTAGGCGAGCATAACTTTGGAATTTTAAATGTAAAAGGCCCACGTAAAGAACGTGAGCTTACTATTTCTATTTTTAATAAAGATGGTAAAGAGTTATGGTCCAAAAAAATTAATGAGAAAGATTTAAAGTATAACTAA
- a CDS encoding putative DNA modification/repair radical SAM protein, whose product MSFQRVQEKLNILADAAKYDVSCSSSGSNRTNTNKGLGNASASGICHTYTEDGRCVSLLKILLTNHCIFDCAYCVTRKSNDIKRAAFKVQEVVDLTINFYRRNYIEGLFLSSGIFKSADYTMERLVAVAKKLRLEENFNGYIHLKSIPGASDELMREAGLYADRLSVNIEIPTKKGLKLLAPDKNREDFIKPMIKVKNEIIQYKNEKKLIKSTPKYAPGGQSTQMIVGASGENDMQIMYTSNYFYKNFNLKRVYYSGYVPISYDTRLPQIGTPVPMLRENRLYQTDWLLRFYGFNIEEILNEHNQHLDLDIDPKLGWALRNMHEFPIDVNKADKHMLARIPGLGMKSVYKILKARRYRQLNWEHLKAIGVSLNRAQYFLICASNKFESRDLTAEKIKGLILQNSKSKYTDMLSNQLNLFG is encoded by the coding sequence ATGTCTTTTCAACGTGTACAAGAAAAATTAAACATCCTTGCAGATGCTGCAAAGTATGATGTGTCTTGCTCCTCTAGCGGCAGCAACAGAACCAATACCAATAAAGGATTGGGTAATGCGTCTGCTTCTGGTATTTGCCATACCTACACAGAGGATGGCCGTTGTGTATCTCTCCTAAAAATATTATTAACCAACCATTGTATTTTTGACTGTGCTTACTGTGTTACACGTAAAAGCAATGATATTAAACGTGCTGCTTTTAAAGTGCAAGAGGTGGTAGATTTGACTATAAATTTTTACAGACGTAACTATATTGAAGGTCTTTTTTTAAGCTCTGGTATTTTTAAAAGTGCAGACTATACTATGGAGCGTTTGGTTGCGGTGGCTAAAAAATTGCGTTTAGAAGAAAATTTTAATGGGTACATACACTTAAAATCTATTCCTGGTGCTAGTGATGAGCTAATGCGAGAGGCTGGTTTGTATGCAGACAGACTTAGTGTTAATATTGAAATTCCGACTAAAAAAGGCTTAAAACTTTTAGCTCCAGATAAAAACAGAGAAGATTTTATTAAACCTATGATTAAGGTTAAAAATGAAATTATACAGTATAAAAACGAGAAAAAGCTTATAAAAAGCACGCCTAAATACGCTCCTGGTGGGCAAAGTACACAAATGATTGTGGGCGCTAGTGGTGAAAATGATATGCAAATAATGTACACCTCTAACTACTTTTATAAGAATTTTAATTTAAAGCGTGTGTACTACTCTGGTTATGTGCCAATTAGTTATGATACACGTTTGCCACAAATTGGTACTCCTGTTCCTATGCTACGCGAAAACAGATTGTACCAAACCGATTGGTTGTTACGCTTTTATGGTTTTAATATTGAAGAAATTTTAAATGAGCATAATCAACATTTAGATTTAGATATTGATCCTAAATTGGGTTGGGCATTACGTAACATGCACGAGTTTCCTATAGATGTAAATAAGGCAGACAAGCATATGTTAGCTAGAATTCCTGGTTTAGGTATGAAATCTGTATACAAAATACTAAAAGCAAGGCGTTACAGACAACTTAATTGGGAACATTTAAAGGCAATTGGCGTGTCATTAAACCGTGCACAATACTTTTTAATTTGTGCATCTAACAAGTTTGAAAGTCGAGATTTAACAGCCGAGAAAATTAAAGGTCTAATTCTACAAAATTCTAAAAGTAAATACACAGATATGCTTAGCAACCAGTTAAACCTTTTTGGATAG
- a CDS encoding DEAD/DEAH box helicase codes for MSFKKIHPELKEALERLKITEPLPFQKNVLSKIKGGASIFGLAPKGSGKTTALVISTLQKLKCQEYQDAPRALIFVKDKQSALDLKQEFDRFTFRMSIRTYCAYEEQNIDDQRDDIYDGVDIVIATPKRLNRIFYTNGINLNVLQLFIVDDAEFLVKPSLFSEVIRTPESIDKCQYLVFGTKFDDRMQRMQDSFMASAQIVKL; via the coding sequence ATGTCGTTTAAAAAAATACATCCAGAGTTAAAAGAAGCCTTAGAACGTTTAAAAATTACAGAACCATTACCTTTTCAAAAAAATGTACTTTCTAAAATAAAAGGCGGAGCCAGTATTTTTGGTTTAGCACCAAAAGGGTCTGGTAAAACAACAGCTTTGGTTATTAGTACATTACAAAAGTTAAAGTGCCAAGAGTATCAAGATGCTCCTAGAGCTTTAATATTTGTAAAAGACAAGCAATCTGCATTAGACTTAAAACAAGAGTTTGATAGGTTTACATTTAGAATGTCTATACGTACGTACTGTGCTTATGAAGAGCAAAATATAGATGATCAAAGAGATGATATTTATGATGGCGTAGATATTGTAATAGCAACTCCAAAAAGACTAAATCGTATTTTTTATACAAATGGTATAAACTTAAATGTACTACAATTGTTTATTGTAGATGATGCAGAGTTTTTAGTAAAGCCAAGTTTGTTTTCTGAGGTTATAAGAACACCAGAAAGTATAGATAAATGTCAGTATTTGGTATTTGGGACAAAGTTTGACGACCGTATGCAGCGTATGCAAGATTCTTTTATGGCTTCTGCACAGATTGTGAAGTTGTAA
- the lexA gene encoding transcriptional repressor LexA, which produces MLDGNQAVFNTTTTETDTVNIPLIGSVACGLPIFAEEHIEAQIAISTKLVKTPSDYFLLRATGDSMNKKGIDSGDLLLIKRQHTAETGDLVLALLDDEATVKEFKNNGSNLVLKPHSTNPKHQPIILTTDFKVQGIVADVIKV; this is translated from the coding sequence TTGTTAGATGGTAACCAAGCCGTATTTAATACAACTACAACAGAAACAGATACGGTAAACATACCTTTAATAGGCTCTGTAGCTTGCGGTTTACCAATATTTGCAGAAGAACATATAGAGGCACAAATTGCCATATCTACAAAACTAGTAAAAACACCTTCAGATTATTTTTTGCTAAGAGCTACAGGAGACTCTATGAACAAAAAAGGAATAGACAGTGGTGATTTACTACTAATTAAACGCCAGCATACTGCAGAAACCGGAGATTTAGTATTGGCCTTGTTAGATGATGAAGCTACGGTAAAAGAGTTTAAAAACAATGGTAGCAACCTTGTTTTAAAGCCGCACTCTACAAACCCAAAACACCAACCAATTATTTTAACTACAGATTTTAAAGTACAAGGTATTGTAGCAGATGTTATTAAGGTGTAG
- a CDS encoding T9SS type A sorting domain-containing protein, protein MRTKKLALSFLLVGVCFIGYSQKPKGQTSNPNDNFKLLNDFSDEFNTGNINWNKWSKTANLPSTKAWKWNNNANTKSVNFSGEGAVELTMRQNANNAIDGITYFKSGCLQSIKQLPKNFVGYVESRIYGAEINSPKATGLDKNRGVCPSFWLYSKFFDNKPIGEAVYTEIDIVELQQFDFDPNGPVGHQQDFITDAESNLHLVKKASFGRDWFRPKQPKARATQLNKYELPGKFDPTQGWHTYGCEITPTKLYFYVDGVRVGRALNNTYWSDNPMYVIASLGLRVPFVDFKGNVFEPVNPEVNPRAKKNIDEMPVSMHVDYIRVWKKEGTGAASNATDGNCSSATTWKKSGNFLIGDKVKLNNAIYELKVGNGTCRPGGASSCSVNQWTKVLDCTSNSSIINTDSGTVYPNPANTVVNVVASKGDFIRIITSVGTVVRTVKAKNSTTVINISALTPGLYTVTITGNNKNETKQLLVQ, encoded by the coding sequence ATGAGAACAAAAAAGTTAGCTTTAAGTTTTCTTCTAGTAGGTGTATGCTTCATAGGATACAGTCAAAAACCTAAAGGACAAACATCAAATCCAAATGATAATTTTAAATTATTAAACGATTTTTCTGATGAATTTAATACAGGAAATATCAATTGGAACAAATGGAGTAAAACAGCTAATTTACCCAGTACAAAAGCCTGGAAATGGAATAACAATGCTAATACTAAATCTGTAAATTTTAGTGGAGAAGGTGCTGTTGAGTTAACTATGCGTCAAAATGCAAATAATGCTATAGATGGTATTACTTATTTTAAAAGTGGCTGTTTACAATCTATTAAACAATTGCCTAAAAACTTTGTAGGCTATGTAGAATCTAGAATTTATGGTGCAGAAATTAATTCTCCAAAAGCTACAGGTCTTGACAAAAATAGAGGCGTATGTCCTTCCTTTTGGTTATACAGTAAGTTCTTTGATAATAAACCAATTGGAGAAGCTGTTTATACAGAAATTGATATAGTAGAACTACAGCAATTTGATTTTGACCCTAATGGTCCTGTTGGTCACCAACAAGATTTTATTACAGATGCAGAATCTAATCTACACTTAGTAAAAAAAGCAAGTTTTGGTAGAGATTGGTTTAGGCCAAAACAACCAAAAGCAAGAGCTACTCAATTAAATAAGTATGAGCTACCTGGTAAATTTGATCCCACGCAAGGTTGGCATACCTATGGTTGTGAAATTACACCTACTAAATTATATTTTTATGTAGATGGTGTAAGAGTAGGTAGGGCTTTAAACAACACATACTGGAGCGATAATCCAATGTATGTTATAGCATCATTAGGGTTAAGAGTTCCTTTTGTAGACTTTAAAGGAAATGTATTTGAGCCTGTTAACCCAGAAGTAAATCCTAGAGCAAAAAAGAATATAGACGAAATGCCAGTATCTATGCACGTAGATTATATAAGAGTTTGGAAAAAAGAGGGTACAGGAGCAGCTAGTAATGCTACAGATGGTAATTGCTCATCAGCTACAACTTGGAAAAAATCAGGAAATTTTTTAATAGGAGACAAAGTAAAGCTTAACAATGCAATTTATGAACTAAAAGTTGGTAATGGCACTTGTAGACCAGGTGGCGCTTCTAGCTGTTCTGTAAACCAATGGACTAAAGTTTTAGATTGTACATCTAATAGCAGTATTATTAATACTGACTCAGGAACTGTATATCCAAACCCTGCTAATACAGTAGTTAATGTGGTAGCTAGTAAAGGAGATTTTATTAGAATAATTACCTCTGTAGGCACAGTAGTACGTACCGTAAAGGCTAAAAATAGTACAACTGTAATAAATATTTCTGCATTAACACCAGGTTTATATACTGTTACAATTACTGGTAACAATAAAAATGAAACAAAACAATTGCTTGTTCAATAG
- a CDS encoding right-handed parallel beta-helix repeat-containing protein, whose protein sequence is MKPTYKTYIIILLCLASVSLSAKNIFVKSTTGTTPYKKFENAIKNANAGDVIILDLNIPFNAGDKTITITKGITIRGANKPNDRYKLIRKAINGNRSKGNILLIRSSNVTIENINLVIYDNTGYKAIDVGLPANRKVMYSNLKFIDCNFVQKNARDTARGLFFEGSFKNILVKNCKFNFWFGLVARDCPTLDSFKITECEFSNGSHQISFDGALLDENDPTYGIGERLTKHNNIIIEKSKFKISKSFNIALANTHNVIIRNNSQIDGGTESYSQPIHIEDRCKNISITGNKMKSKQVAILLFSTGKVGHGQGRNFTEAEKKAKGSGNVIITNNIIDADLDAVSATYLNGYLTFKGNNTITSRKKALNVRRSNTNTSLKIADETRMKGKLYSDIKNEPLKIKRDIYYVSDIKAE, encoded by the coding sequence ATGAAACCTACTTATAAAACATATATAATTATATTGCTATGTTTAGCTTCTGTAAGTCTTAGTGCAAAAAATATCTTTGTAAAAAGTACAACAGGTACAACACCTTATAAAAAGTTTGAAAACGCAATTAAAAATGCAAATGCTGGCGATGTCATAATTTTAGACTTAAACATACCTTTTAATGCAGGTGATAAAACAATTACAATAACAAAAGGTATTACTATTAGAGGTGCTAATAAACCAAATGATAGATATAAATTAATACGAAAAGCAATTAATGGAAATCGTAGTAAAGGAAACATTTTACTAATACGCTCTAGCAATGTTACTATTGAAAACATTAATCTTGTAATTTATGATAACACTGGATATAAGGCAATTGATGTTGGTTTGCCTGCAAATAGAAAAGTAATGTACAGTAATTTAAAATTTATAGATTGCAATTTTGTTCAAAAAAATGCTAGAGACACAGCAAGAGGTCTCTTTTTTGAGGGAAGTTTTAAAAACATATTAGTTAAAAACTGTAAATTTAATTTTTGGTTTGGACTAGTTGCTAGAGACTGCCCTACTTTAGATAGCTTTAAAATTACTGAATGTGAATTTAGTAACGGAAGTCATCAAATATCCTTTGATGGTGCGTTATTAGATGAAAATGATCCAACTTATGGTATTGGAGAAAGACTAACAAAGCATAATAATATCATAATTGAAAAAAGTAAGTTTAAAATTTCAAAGTCTTTTAATATCGCTTTAGCTAATACTCACAATGTTATTATAAGAAATAATAGCCAAATAGATGGTGGTACAGAGTCTTATTCACAACCTATACACATTGAAGATAGATGTAAAAACATTAGTATTACAGGCAACAAAATGAAAAGTAAGCAGGTAGCAATTTTATTGTTTTCTACAGGCAAAGTAGGTCACGGACAAGGAAGAAATTTTACAGAAGCTGAAAAAAAAGCTAAAGGATCTGGAAATGTTATAATTACAAATAACATTATTGATGCAGACTTAGATGCTGTTAGTGCAACTTATTTAAATGGTTATTTAACGTTCAAAGGAAATAATACTATAACATCTAGAAAAAAAGCTCTAAACGTTAGAAGAAGTAACACAAATACTAGTCTAAAAATTGCTGATGAAACAAGAATGAAAGGAAAGTTATACTCGGATATAAAAAATGAACCTCTAAAAATTAAAAGAGATATATACTACGTTTCTGATATAAAAGCTGAATAA
- a CDS encoding TIGR03915 family putative DNA repair protein, whose protein sequence is METTLIYDASFDGFLTAVFTAFEMKLKTVTIVTEQRFQQPLFGSFETVYTDQEKSNRVWAGLKKKMPSNDLRRFYYAFLSEKPTVENTLFNAIVYVFAAKVNVGADYTNEHILEIAKLTKNVGREKHRMEAFVRFKLTKDGVYFANIEPDFNVLPLIKRHFEKRYADQKWLIYDLRRKYGLYYNLEKVDIITLELGADFDPTKTSSEIFAEIELEFQQLWNDYFKSTNIASRKNMKLHVQHVPKRYWKYLSEKSIL, encoded by the coding sequence ATGGAAACTACACTAATTTATGACGCCTCTTTTGATGGATTTTTAACGGCTGTTTTTACTGCTTTTGAAATGAAATTAAAAACAGTGACTATTGTTACAGAACAAAGATTTCAGCAACCTTTGTTTGGTAGTTTTGAAACTGTGTATACAGACCAAGAAAAAAGTAACCGTGTTTGGGCAGGTTTAAAAAAGAAAATGCCTAGCAATGATTTACGCAGGTTTTATTATGCTTTTTTAAGTGAAAAACCAACTGTAGAAAATACCTTATTTAATGCCATTGTGTATGTATTTGCTGCTAAAGTTAATGTTGGAGCAGATTATACAAATGAACATATATTAGAAATAGCTAAACTAACTAAAAACGTAGGACGAGAAAAGCATAGAATGGAAGCTTTTGTACGTTTTAAACTTACTAAAGATGGTGTTTACTTTGCTAACATAGAGCCAGATTTTAATGTGTTACCACTAATAAAAAGGCATTTTGAGAAGCGTTATGCAGACCAAAAATGGCTTATTTACGATTTAAGACGGAAGTATGGCTTGTATTACAACTTAGAAAAAGTAGATATTATTACTCTAGAATTAGGTGCAGATTTTGATCCTACTAAAACGTCTTCAGAAATTTTTGCTGAAATAGAATTAGAGTTTCAGCAGTTATGGAACGATTATTTTAAGAGTACAAATATTGCTTCTAGAAAAAATATGAAACTACACGTACAACATGTTCCTAAACGCTATTGGAAATACTTAAGCGAGAAAAGTATTCTTTAA
- a CDS encoding 1,4-dihydroxy-2-naphthoyl-CoA synthase, which yields MKNIEWKVAQEFEDITYKKCNGVARIAFNRPDVRNAFRPKTTSELYKAFYDAQEDTSIGVVLLSAEGPSSKDGVYSFCSGGDQKARGHQGYVGEDGMHRLNILEVQRLIRFMTKVVIAVVPGWAVGGGHSLHVVCDLTLASKEHAIFKQTDADVTSFDGGYGSAYLAKMVGQKKAREIFFLGRNYSAQDAYEMGMVNAVIPHDELEDTAYEWAQEILEKSPTSIKMLKFAMNLTDDGMVGQQVFAGEATRLAYMTEEAKEGRNAFLEKRKPDFGKNKWIP from the coding sequence ATGAAAAATATTGAGTGGAAAGTAGCTCAGGAGTTCGAGGATATTACGTATAAAAAGTGCAATGGCGTAGCGCGTATAGCGTTTAACAGACCAGATGTGCGTAATGCGTTTAGACCAAAAACTACAAGCGAGTTATACAAAGCATTTTATGATGCACAAGAAGACACGTCTATAGGTGTTGTTTTATTATCTGCAGAAGGCCCATCTAGTAAAGATGGAGTGTATTCTTTTTGTAGCGGAGGAGACCAAAAAGCCAGAGGCCACCAAGGATATGTTGGTGAGGACGGTATGCACAGACTTAATATTTTAGAAGTACAGCGTTTAATACGTTTTATGACTAAAGTTGTTATTGCTGTAGTTCCGGGTTGGGCTGTTGGTGGCGGTCATAGTTTACACGTAGTTTGCGATTTAACTTTGGCTAGTAAAGAGCATGCTATTTTTAAACAAACAGATGCAGATGTTACTAGTTTTGATGGTGGTTATGGTTCTGCTTATTTGGCAAAAATGGTAGGACAGAAAAAAGCTAGAGAAATCTTCTTTTTAGGACGTAATTATTCTGCACAAGATGCTTATGAAATGGGAATGGTAAATGCTGTTATTCCGCATGATGAGTTAGAGGATACTGCGTATGAGTGGGCCCAAGAAATATTAGAAAAGTCGCCAACATCTATAAAAATGCTAAAGTTTGCTATGAACTTAACAGACGATGGTATGGTTGGTCAGCAGGTTTTTGCTGGTGAAGCTACTAGATTAGCGTATATGACAGAAGAAGCTAAAGAAGGCCGTAATGCATTTTTAGAAAAGCGTAAGCCAGACTTTGGTAAAAATAAGTGGATTCCTTAG
- a CDS encoding YqaE/Pmp3 family membrane protein yields the protein MSLVTIILNIILPPLAVFMKHGIGKTFLISLILTIIGWLPGVIHAFIVND from the coding sequence ATGTCATTAGTAACAATTATACTAAATATTATACTACCACCATTAGCCGTATTTATGAAACACGGAATAGGAAAAACATTTTTAATTAGTCTTATACTAACTATTATTGGGTGGTTACCAGGAGTTATACACGCATTTATAGTTAATGATTAA